Part of the Hirundo rustica isolate bHirRus1 chromosome 3, bHirRus1.pri.v3, whole genome shotgun sequence genome, CCCCGGGAACCCCCCCGGGCCCCCTCGATCCCCATTCGCCGCGGGCCGGCGGATTCCGGCGGGTCGCGGCGGGCTCCGATCCCACCCGCGGCGGGCACCGGGCGTAGCGAGGCGCCGGAGGAAATTGACCGTCTCGGTGCTGCGTTAGGAGATGTGAGCCGAGCCCCCCTTGCGCTTGCCTTGCAGGTGAAAAACAAGGCACCCGCCGAAGTTCAGATCACAGCGGAGCAGCTTCTGAGAGAGGCAAAGGAGAGGGAGCTCGAGCTTCTCCCACCGCCTCCGCAGCAGAAGATCACAGATGTTGAAGAGCTAAACGACTATAAACTCCGGAAGAGGAAGGTACcgtaaaaaaatccaaaaacaaacaaaaaacctccaaacaaacaaacaaacaaaaaccacaaaaaaacccaccccaggTTTAATCTCGACACTCACataaaacactaaaattccAGTGATTTTACTTAAACAAAATGTAGTCCATGTTCCTTGTGGACTTCCCAGGTGGACTCCAATTCTTTAAAACCCCCTTTTCATGCTACCCTTTAGCAAAATCTGTAATTTACAGATGTGTTGCTTGACAAAATCAGGTAGCAAGCAAgatctccccttttcccccgTTGAGAACACTGAAAGGGTGATTACTTACACAATTATAAGTGTTATCTTCATTACCACCAGTATCTGGCCAGCCACTATAAAAGAAcattaacaaacaaaaaaacaaaccaaaaatacccACAACAATGTTgagttataaatattttaaaataattcctctgCTTCTTTGCTTGCGCAGATTTACCCATGGTTTTGCTTggctttttgctttgaaaatgccTAAGCAAAGCAAACATATTCCTGATGGTAATAATAATACCCCATAAGCCATTTTTGATGTGAATGGTGTGCAGAAGGATTTCTGACTTACAGATGTAATTTTCTCCTCAGACTTTTGAAGATAACATAAGAAAGAACAGGACTGTTATCAGTAATTGGATAAAGTACGCACAATGGGAGGAAAGCCTGAAGGAAATCCAGAGGTAATGATGATGCGGCTGCAGGCATCTCTTAGGAGCCTTTTTAGACATACCAAAGTCTGGGAGGCACATTTTACCTGCCCTGTACTCATGTTTTCCAGAGCCCGTTCCATTTACGAGCGTGCCCTGGATGTGGACTACAGGAACGTCACCCTCTGGCTGAAATATGCCGAGATGGAGATGAAAAACCGCCAGGTCAACCACGCCCGGAACATCTGGGACCGGGCCATCACCACTCTACCCAGGGTGAACCAGTTCTGGTACGGTGGCACGGTGGCAGAGCAAGGAGCACCCCTGCTAGCCCCAAAGGCTGCACAGCATTTGGCTGTTCTGGGGTTATGCAGATTATCCAAGTCTTCAGGCTAGtctgaaaaaaaggaggaaggctGAAGTTTTGGAAAAGTTTTACACTTTTTAATTGGCAAGAGCCTTGGGAGAGAAGAATGTTTGTGTGCCTGGATGCTGCTAGTCACTGCTAAAGCCTATAGGCTTTTCTGGGGTGGAAGGAAGTAGGTGAGGGAAGCTCAGAGATGCTCTTAGGAGGCACTCCAAAAATCCCTGAGTGGACATGTTCACCATGTGATTTCAGAAACTCAATCTCCTTTCCCCAGGTACAAGTACACATACATGGAAGAAATGCTGGGGAACGTTGCTGGGTCACGCCAGGTGTTTGAACGGTGGATGGAGTGGCAGCCAGAGGAGCAAGCTTGGCATTCCTACATCAACTTTGAGCTGAGATACAAGGAGGTGGACAGAGCACGAAGTATTTATGAGAGATATATCCTTTTCAGAGCCTTTTGACTCCTGCCTGAGTCAAGGTCTCccttctttatttccttcccaAGTATTCCATGTCCAGCAATGTCCCTGTGCTCCTTTCCTCTGTGGTATGCTGGAAATGAGTCACCAccctgggaggcagcaggaggtgttAAAAGCATGTTTAGGGAACGCCTCCAGATTCAGTGCAGTGGCTGCAGGTCCTGTCACAACAGTGTCTGTATAACTGCACTCATGCACCCAGCTCTATTGTAGCCATCATTTGTTTCAGGTTTCTCCTCAGATTTTCCCTGACCCTTATCCCTTTTTAAGTTCTCAGTAAGGCACAAAGTCTTTGCATGCTTAGACCTGTCAGTGTCTTCTTCCCAGCTGCATTTATTGTTTCTGGCATGCACCATCCTGGGAGCTCCTTGAGCCGGTAGTCCCTGGGAATGACAGAGATGGAGATGTGCCACTCAGCCAGCGCTGTTTCTTTAACAAGAGCTGTACTTGTCCTCGTTCACCCCGATGTGAAGAACTGGATCAAATACGCGCGCTTCGAGGAGAAGCACAGTTACTTTGCCCACGCCAGGAAGGTGTACGAGAGGGCAGTGGAGTTCTTTGGGGAGGAGCACATGGATGAGCACTTGTATGTGGCTTTTGCCAAGTTTGAGGAGACCCAGAAAGAAGTAAGATCTTCTTGATAACGCATCTGAGTCATGTTAGTGTTTCTCCTTGAATATCAAAACTTAAGCATTTAACATTCACTGCAATACTTGTAGTTCCCAGCACCTTGTGATTGTAGTCTAAGTTGGGGAGTCAGTTTTTTGCTCACCTCTAGTTGTCTTTTGGTGACATCAATAAAATGTGTTCTAAGGGAGATCTGCTCAGCCCAAGACCAGCAACATTGGCTCAAACCTGTGTCCTCACACTGGAGAGGTTCTGAGAGGTTATAGGCCTGCATGATAGAAATCTGTATTGGTCCAGATGTTTTTCACAGTCTATAAGATTCCCAGGCTGTTAAGAAATGGAAGACGTTCTGTGAACCGCAAACCACAACCTCTTACCTGTAAATGAATAAGGGATGGTGGGGGCTGGCAttttcaggtttattttttccctctgaaaattTACTCTTAAGGGAGATCTGTGTTAGTCCTGTTCTAAAACAATCACGTTGTTTTAGAACATTGGGATATTACAATCCTGTATTCTATTAAATATTGCCAAAAGCTCATTGAAAATCTGCAGGGGAGGACAGAAattgttttgtaaatatttttcaaattatatttaatattttcagtttgaaagaGTGAGGGTTATCTACAAGTATGCCTTGGATAGAATTCCAAAGCAGGATGCCCAGAATCTCTTCAAGAATTACACCATCTTTGAGAAGAAGTTTGGAGACAGGAGGGGAATTGAGGACATCATTGTCAGCAAGAGGAGATTCCAGTACGAGGAGGAGGTGAAGGTACGTGGGACAGGTACCCTCCAGGCTCACTGTTCAGCCAGCTGGTACTTAAGGGACACGAGTATTTTGGGATAATCAAGGCTGATAAGTTTCATATTACCCTTGAAAGTCAGTCCAAAAAGCCACCTAGGGAATGTTCATTTTAGAGCCAGAATTCCTTCCCTGTTGAAGAGAATCATATCTGCATTCACcgctttttttgtttctctattCTAATCTAGATTGTGCAGGCCAGAGTTTTGGATTGAACTCAAGGATTGGTACCCTTAGGGATAATGTAGTTTAGCTTGTAGTTACTACTTAAGTTAGGGAATAGCCATTACAGGACACCTCACCTGTGCATAAATACCTTTTTGTGAGAAAACAGCTGTGTCACATCTGTCTGCTGTTCAGTCCACACTGCACATTTCATcattcctcatcccttctcatacTTTACGTGGATTGCCTTCATTGAGACAATGCTGGgggcaaaaaaaccaaaatttaaaacaaagtcTCTTATAACCCTGAAGCTCTACCATTAAGCATCTCCAAGACTGACAGTTTTTTGTTAATATTCCAGTGATCTATTTTAAAGGGGAGATTCTGACTAAGTAAAGGATGAGGCTCTGTTTGTTTTAGTGGCTGAATATTGTTTGCTGTTGCCTTGCTCTGCTGTCTCTTTAAGGCAAACCCCCACAACTACGATGCGTGGTTCGACTACCTGCGGCTGGTGGAGAGCGACATGGACGCTGAGACCGTGCGGGAGGTGTACGAGAGAGCCATCGCCAACGTGCCTCCCATCCAGGAGAAACGCCACTGGAAGAGGTACATCTACCTCTGGATTAACTATGCACTCTATGAGGAACTGGAGGCAAAGGCAAGTACTGACAATTTGGGGGTTTCCTTTTCCATATAGTAAATAAATGCTTGTATTTTGATAGGAAAACCAAGAACTAAGTATTCTCTGTGTGACTAGTTCTGTGTCATGCTACAGGATTTACTATTTAAATATAGAGAATTTTTCCTCTTCCGGTTTTCCCTCCTATGTGTAAGGGAGGGAAAGAACCAAATTTGTTTTGCCCCAATTCTTTCAGAAACACTGATAACAAAAGCAGGATTGGTTATTTCTGGTGGCTCCGGCTGAACTGCTTGTGACAGACTGTTACCTGAACTTGTGAAATAGTTTTGTGGTTAACAAAAACTGTTTGTGAAGCAGCCACGTTGTTGCTGCTTATAGTGGCCTTTGAGGCTGTGCAAgtatttattctgtttccagTCATGGAACATTAGAGCTGCTCTGAGTACAGAACACCTGTTCAGTGTCTGTTAAAGGAAAAGACATATTTTTCCTCCCACAACCAGGGCACTCCTTGTTTTATTGTCAGCTTCCTAGCACTGAACCTTGCTTTGAAAAGGTGAATCTTGCTGATTCAGAAGCTACCACCTTTGAATTGTGCACTCTAAGTAGATATGCATTCCTGATTCTAACCAGCTTGCCTTAGATACTGT contains:
- the CRNKL1 gene encoding crooked neck-like protein 1 — encoded protein: MASTAAGKQRIPKVAKVKNKAPAEVQITAEQLLREAKERELELLPPPPQQKITDVEELNDYKLRKRKTFEDNIRKNRTVISNWIKYAQWEESLKEIQRARSIYERALDVDYRNVTLWLKYAEMEMKNRQVNHARNIWDRAITTLPRVNQFWYKYTYMEEMLGNVAGSRQVFERWMEWQPEEQAWHSYINFELRYKEVDRARSIYERFVLVHPDVKNWIKYARFEEKHSYFAHARKVYERAVEFFGEEHMDEHLYVAFAKFEETQKEFERVRVIYKYALDRIPKQDAQNLFKNYTIFEKKFGDRRGIEDIIVSKRRFQYEEEVKANPHNYDAWFDYLRLVESDMDAETVREVYERAIANVPPIQEKRHWKRYIYLWINYALYEELEAKDAERTRQVYQACLELLPHKKFTFAKMWLLYAQFEIRQKNLPLARRALGTSIGKCPKNKLFKGYIELELQLREFDRCRKLYEKFLEFAPENCTSWIKFAELETILGDIDRARAIYELAISQPRLDMPEVLWKSYIDFEIEQEEYEKTRSLYRRLLQRTQHVKVWISLAQFELSAGQEERLPRCRQVYEEANKAMRSCEEKEERVMLLESWRSFEDEFGTNATKERIDKLMPEKIKKRRKLQAEDGSDAGWEEYYDYIFPEDTANQPNLKLLAMAKLWKKQQQESEAAATDPDKDIDEKQT